A region of the Apus apus isolate bApuApu2 chromosome 10, bApuApu2.pri.cur, whole genome shotgun sequence genome:
TTGGAATGCTCAGCAGCAGTTCCAGCCAGGCTGTGTCATGTCCCTCAAACCTGCTGGCATTTATTCTTAGCCTGAGGGAGCTGTGAGGCTCTGGAGTCTGCCAACAGCCAGGCAGGCTGCCCCAGcactcctctcctgcctgtctgcagcccctggcaggtcttctccagcctgactTCTTCCTGTGgctcctcagcctccctgcTCAGGCTCTTGTTTAAAATTGTCTCACTCTCTCGcccccagggaggtgtttgcCATGGGTGATGGCTTTGAGGTGGGAATATCAAGCAAATCTTTGGTCTGAGgcaagatttgttttttttcccctcccagttTTTGAGGTTGGGAGGAGTTGCTGAATGAAGCTCTGGCGGTGCCAGGGTCTGCTTTGGGGGACATCACTGCTGGCTGCCAAGGGGGCACCCCAGTTCTGGCTCCGAGGATCTGGCAGCCCTGGGATGGTTGGCATCGTTCCTTGATGCAGAGGCAGGGTTGGCATCGTGCCCTGGGCTTGGGGACAGGATGGGCATTGTGGTgtgggctcagggctggggttGGCACCGTGTCATGGCACTGGGACACGGGTGACGTCCTGCTgtgggctcagggctggggttGGCACCGTGTCATGGCACTGGGACACGGGTGACGTCCTGCTgtgggctcagggctggggttGGCACCGTGTCATGGCACTGGGACAGTTGCTGTCTTGCCATGGCACACGGGTTGGCATCATGCTGGAGCACTGGTGCCATCTAGTGTCTGCCAGCCCGGCCAGGGTGCTCCTGGGGACATGGGACTGTGTGTCCCCACTGCTGTCACCCACCAGCCTCCTCTGCCCGTGGGGAAAAATGGGGCTGTGTGTCCTGGGGGGTGGTGCAGGTTTGGGTGCCTGTAGCTGGCATGTGGTGCCCCAGGGTTGGTGCTGGATGTGGAGCTATCTCCCTGCTGACACAGTGGTCTTGGCTTGGGGGGGGGTCCTGAGATGCCACCTACCCACAGGTCCCTCCTGTGGGCATCCCTTGATTGGCTTAGTTGCTCTCTAGGTGGAGAATCAAGGAGGTGCTTCTGCAAGGTCTCGCCACCACCTCCTTTTGTCCTTGTCACCTTCCTGCAGGTGCCATGGAGATCCAGGTCCCGGAGGAGCCCGTGGTGGCTCTTTTCGGCCGAGATGCCACCCTGCgctgctccttctccctggAGGCCAACTTCAGCCTGGACAACCTGACCCTCATCTGGGAGCTGACGGATACCAAGCGCTTGGTCCACAAGTTCTCGGGTGGCCGGGATGAGCTGGCAGACCAGGGTGGGGGCTACACCAACCGCACAGCCCTCTTCTACGACCAGCTGGCCCAGGGCAACGTCTCGCTGCTCCTGCGGCGCGTGGAGATCTCGGACGAGGGCAGCTTCACCTGCTTCGTGCAGGTCCAGAAACACAGGAATGCAGCTGTGACACTGCAGGTGGCAGGTGAGAGATGAAGAGTCAGGGTGTTCCTTGCCTGTCTCCCCCAAGGAGAAAGGTTCTCGTGGTGCTTTGagcctcttttttctctccacccTTGCTGTGGTCTCCTCAGGAGACGCACCATCTGCATCTCCCCAAGATATTTCTGGCTGGGGATGCAGTCCCTTCCCTGCCATGGTGGGGAGGCTCTCTGTTGAGAAGCATGGCCATAAATGAGCCACAGCTGGGAAGGCTTCAGCTGGTTGGTCTTATCAGCTGGAAGGGTCTGTCTTGGGGCTTGCCTGACCTCATTGGGTTGCTTCAGTTCCTGTTCCTTTGGTCTTCTCCTTCACCTCATGCTGGCTGTCTTCTCCCTTGCAGCTCCCTACTCCAAGCCCAGTATGAACCTGGAGCCCAACAAGGACTTGAAGCCAGGAGATCTGGCAGCTGTGACTTGCCATGCATCCCGTGGCTATCCCGAGGCAAGTGTCCTctggcaggacagcaggggCAGCAACATCACGGAAAATGTCACCACTTCCCAGGTGGCCAACGAGGAAGGTCTCTTTGATGTGCACAGTGTCCTTCAGGTGCTGGTGGAGCCCAGCAGCACCTACTCCTGCCTGGTGCGAAACCcggtgctgcagcaggagactCATGCCTCTGTCACCATCACAGGTGAGCCAGCAAGGGCCAGAactgggggaaggaagggatggCTCTGGCTCAACAAGGTGACCATGGTGGCACTGGGGTCCCTCCTGTGGCCCAGAGCCACTCTGGGGGTTGCTGCCCCATATCCCTGCTCTACATCTCTCCCTAGGGACCTACAAGGGTGACTTCAGGCTGTGCTTGTCCCCCCCATGCCAGCATCCCAGCTAGGACCAGTGCACCTAGTTCTTAGTCTCTAGCTTTGCTAGTTGCCCTGTCCCTGTCCAAACCACCCCAGaagccagcacagggcagggtaGTTGTCTTCTAGCACGTGGCCGTGGGATGCTCTCAGTGTGGGGTTCTCCATCCCAGCTGTGACAGTCCTGCTTCAGGAATCCAGGCTGGAGGAGTTCATCAACCATGTTCAGCCTCCTGGCTTCACTTTGAGCTCgtcttgctgctctcctggagctCTTTATAACCTTCTGTGTTAATCAGAGTTTCATGACCCTTGCTGTGGCACTTCCTGGACTGGGAAGGTGCATCCCTGCTGGGCCATAAACTTTTTGGCTGGAAGCACCAAATTCTTGCAGGAAAGCTCTGTGGATGCTGCTGGTTGGGGACAGAGGGGTGGCTTTTGCATGGGCTCCCAAGTGTGAGAGCAAATGGTCAGCCTTGGGGTGACATCTGTGGAGAGGCAGGACTTGGGACAAGACTTTAATTCAAGAAGGAGCAATATTCCAGGGAAAAATCAGATTCCCAGTGCTCCAGGAGTTATCCCCCAAGCCCTGGTGGTGCCTGCCAGGCCATCTGAGACCCTGGGGAAGGTGGCCCCATCCTTGTTGGCCCCATGGTGTGAGATGAGAGGGAGAAGGGATCGTGTGAAACATCATCTAAAGCTCCTCTTGAACTTCTTAGGAGTTGTTTGAATTCATTAGTGCAATTATTTAAAGGTTAACTCAGTATTTTAGGGAGTGACtcaagctgctgcttccctggctgGATCCAGACCTGCTGGAGGAGgctgtaattaaaaaagcacTGATGGTTTTGCTTCCAAAGCCACCATTTGTGTCACCAACACCCTCCATGGGGACGTGCCCCTGCCACCGCGGGCTCCTGGTTGCTGACACGTGTGTCCCTCTGTGTGCTCACCCTGGTGacatttctcttctttccccctGCAAGGCCAGCACCTGGCCTTCCCTGCCGTGGCTCTCTGGGTGACAGTGGGACTTGCTGCCTGTGTGGTGGCACTGCTTGCTGTCCTGGCCTACGTGTGCCAGAAGAAAATCCGCCAGAGCTGCGAGGAAGAGGAGGACAACGCAGGTGAGGGGGTGGGGTTGGGTTTGCCAGGGTGGCCCATGGGTGGAGGGGGATGGATTTGAGGAGCCAGGGCAAATTTGTACTGGCATCTTTTAAAGGATGAAGGGATGAgctgcctgagggtaggaaggctctggagaaggtcctggacaggctggatccatgggtcAAGGCCAGTTGTTGGAggttcaagaaggccaagtgttgggccctgcacttgggtcaccACAAGCCCaggcaaagctacaggctttgGGGAAGAGTgggggaaaaggacctgggggtgttgactGGCAGGGGTTGAAGGTGAGCCAGAGTGTGGCCAGATGGTCaggaaggccaccagcatcctggcctgttTCAGGAgtagcaggagcagggcagggattgccccctgtgctgggcactggggagggggcacctggaaACCTGGGATCAGGTCTGGGCCCTTGGTAAGAAGGAcgtggaggggctggagcgtgtccaagGAAGGGGAACAaagctggagcacaagtctgagcaggagcagctgggggagctgggggtgtccagcctggagaccaggaggctgaggggagaccttctggctctgcaactgcctgagaggagattggagccaggggggtagggctctgctccccaggaacaagggatgggacaagaggaaatgggctcaagttgtgccaggggaggttgagattggatcttgggaacgatttctttactgagagtggtcaaacattggaacaggctgctcaggaaagtggtggagtcaccagccctggaaGCATTCGATGAACAGGTAGATAAGGCATTTCAGGACATGGATTGGctggcatggtggtgttgggttggtggttggacttgatggtcatgcaggtcttttccaaccttagtgattctCTGATGgttggagctgctggggttggCAGGCTCTCTGCTTCCCGAGGTGCTTGCTCTGCCAAAGCCTCTccttgccagctctgctgtggggccaggacctgcagcccaggacCTTCCCCAGGGGCTCCcacttccctcctctctctgctgagGATGTGGGTGCTGATGCCACCACGATGCCCAGCCTTGAGGACAGAGGGATTTTCCCTGGCAGATCCCTGGGAATCCTCTGCAGGAgatagagaatcatagaatcccaaactggtttgggttggaagggaccttcaagaccatcagttccaacccccctgcatgggcagggacacctcccacaagcccaggctgctccaagccccatccaacctgcccttcaacactgccagggatggggcagccacagcttccctgggcaacctgggccaggctctccccaccctcatggtgaagaatttcctcctggtgtctcacctcagtctcccctctccAAGTTTAAAACCAcaaccccttgtcctatcaagtataatatgtatatataattatttttcccctctctaaCAGTATTTTCTCCCCAGCCAGGGGATTGGTGACACAGCCATGGCCCTGGGCCAGCTGACCTCAGTCCTGTAGCACCAGGACACAGCTCCAAGCCCGGGTTCTTTTGCACTGATGTCTGCACAGCCTTAGCAATGACCTTTTCTGTGGCTCCTGGTCATCCAGAAATCAGGGAGAAGacctggggaggcaggagcagggagttgtGCTGCTCTTTCTGCCTGGGAACAGCCTCCTGGCAGGTCCTACTCAAGAGGGTGCAAAGCTCCCGGGCTCCCAGCTGGGGTGACAgcctgctgggtgctgtgggagggagaaggggatgCTCATCCCTTGGTGCTGGTGGGGTATCCTGGGGGATCTGTGGTGGCCCAGGGGATCTGTGGTGGCCCCACTGAGCCCCtggcctggctctgctccagctggtgGCTATGCTAGAAACAGGGAGTGAGTGGCTGCCTCTCCTGGAGCTGGGactgtctctgctctgctcctgggggACCTGCCACCACAGCACAGCCTTGTGCTGGGgggatttcccccccccccccatgaggtgctgggtgccaggagggtgcccaccagctcctccctgagcatccccagcagggccagggatgTCACCCAGTGACAGTGGGTGGCTCCAAGCAGCTGGGGACAGTGGCAACCCGAGGGACAGGCACCCAGGGGGGTTGGGGGGAAGCCCAGCGGATGTTTCACACCTTCTTTTTGCAGGGACAGAGGAGCAGGATGAAGAAGGCCCCAAGACAGGTGAGTGTGAGGTGCTGGTGTGTTGTCTGCACGAGGCCATGGCAGCGTGTGCTTGTGCCACTGTCCCCTGCCAAccccctgctgtgctctgcacccTGTGTCACAGCTCAGCCCCCCCAtgctcctcttccctgcccccCTCTGCCTGGGTAA
Encoded here:
- the CD276 gene encoding CD276 antigen isoform X1, with amino-acid sequence MLCPLLVLGALLLSLAGAMEIQVPEEPVVALFGRDATLRCSFSLEANFSLDNLTLIWELTDTKRLVHKFSGGRDELADQGGGYTNRTALFYDQLAQGNVSLLLRRVEISDEGSFTCFVQVQKHRNAAVTLQVAAPYSKPSMNLEPNKDLKPGDLAAVTCHASRGYPEASVLWQDSRGSNITENVTTSQVANEEGLFDVHSVLQVLVEPSSTYSCLVRNPVLQQETHASVTITGQHLAFPAVALWVTVGLAACVVALLAVLAYVCQKKIRQSCEEEEDNAGTEEQDEEGPKTALQPLESTESRDEKNFPREVMSEPFSTPVCAVLALATTPVTQQ
- the CD276 gene encoding CD276 antigen isoform X2, giving the protein MLCPLLVLGALLLSLAGAMEIQVPEEPVVALFGRDATLRCSFSLEANFSLDNLTLIWELTDTKRLVHKFSGGRDELADQGGGYTNRTALFYDQLAQGNVSLLLRRVEISDEGSFTCFVQVQKHRNAAVTLQVAAPYSKPSMNLEPNKDLKPGDLAAVTCHASRGYPEASVLWQDSRGSNITENVTTSQVANEEGLFDVHSVLQVLVEPSSTYSCLVRNPVLQQETHASVTITGQHLAFPAVALWVTVGLAACVVALLAVLAYVCQKKIRQSCEEEEDNAGTEEQDEEGPKTALQPLESTESRDDNEQEID